A portion of the Gorilla gorilla gorilla isolate KB3781 chromosome X, NHGRI_mGorGor1-v2.1_pri, whole genome shotgun sequence genome contains these proteins:
- the LOC101124756 gene encoding cancer/testis antigen family 47 member B1, which produces MSATGDRHPTQGDQEAPVSQEGAQAEAAGAGNQEGGDSGPDSSDMVPAAEVVGVAGPVEGLGEEEGEQAAGLAAVPRGGSAEEDSDIQPATEEEEEEEEGNEAANFDLAVATRRYPAAGMGFVFLYLVHSLLRRLYHNDHIQIANRHLSRLMVGRHAAVPNLWDNPPLLLLSQRLGAGAAAREGEVLGLIQEAASVQEAASVPEPAVPADQAEMAREPAEEAAEEKPPEEAAEEKLTEEPDAEEPTSEEAVAPEEVTKSQPEKWDEEAQDAAGEEEKEQEKEKDAENKAENSKGT; this is translated from the exons ATGTCTGCCACAGGGGACCGACACCCGACCCAAGGGGACCAGGAGGCCCCGGTAAGCCAGGAGGGAGCACAGGCCGAGGCGGCCGGAGCTGGTAACCAGGAGGGCGGCGACTCCGGCCCCGACAGCAGCGACATGGTGCCTGCGGCCGAGGTGGTCGGAGTCGCAGGGCCCGTGGAAGGCCTcggggaggaggagggtgagCAGGCGGCAGGCCTGGCCGCAGTCCCCCGGGGCGGGAGCGCTGAGGAGGACTCAGACATCCAGCCCGCgacggaggaagaggaggaggaggaagaggggaacgAGGCAGCCAACTTCGACTTGGCGGTGGCCACCCGTCGGTACCCGGCGGCGGGCATGGGCTTCGTGTTCCTGTACCTGGTCCACTCCCTTCTCCGCCGCCTCTATCACAACGACCACATCCAGATAGCGAACCGTCACCTCAGCCGCCTGATGGTGGGGCGCCACGCTGCTGTGCCCAACCTCTGGGACAACCCTCCCCTGCTGCTGCTGTCccagaggctgggtgcaggggccgCAGCCCGGGAAGGCGAGGTCCTGGGCCTGATCCAGGAGGCTGCGTCGGTCCAGGAGGCCGCGTCGGTCCCAGAGCCTGCAGTGCCAGCTGACCAGGCCGAGATGGCCAGGGAGCCCGCGGAGGAGGCCGCAGAGGAGAAACCCCCAGAGGAGGCCGCAGAGGAGAAGCTCACAGAGGAACCAGACGCAGAGGAACCGACCTCAGAGGAGGCCGTGGCCCCCGAGG AAGTCACTAAATCTCAGCCCGAAAAGTGGGATGAAGAGGCCCAAGATGCTGCAGGcgaggaagagaaagaacaagaaaaagagaaggatgcGGAAAACAAGGCAGAGAACTCCAAAGGGACCTAG